From Amia ocellicauda isolate fAmiCal2 chromosome 12, fAmiCal2.hap1, whole genome shotgun sequence, a single genomic window includes:
- the LOC136763999 gene encoding serine protease FAM111A: MSRKTPRSSYNRRLQFRDKAQPSLDQFLKNNCPTPKDKENDKPQSPKSKKMKREERLKHDKPHCFTYTFDSGKSYSVTCSSIGTVLDALRQSKNFRDRVKLFPKKREDLVIVGKEHLIGIVSPHCPCSFIPDHENFHLKLIKRQDGSSKPPDAAALWVDTPTNRVLFFILCQGKELTRDRLVLKNPRLVKEHYRLCVYAFRGEKLMDTLSRDGRFKPVVFKKKSELCETKTQHCVELSSLVDDLNEKEYVLTMSVKPREPDSQELLSDDGGHSENSQTTADANKENKEKEKEMKEKGNEEEKKKEMEQENEKNKEKKKTKFQLIPDSGKVLQLLRSQFKGLLETLRERENISSFSKVQGLFREEFGKSTALFSEVWRVKLLGELSDSAGQVLVEGNPVGSGFLLFDHCVLTNAHVLEGFLEDCKRRLRRQVSVTFQHLETGSLGKRRAARPDLVAFDRSVDYALMELQPGAPLPAPLLGRFDRPPTRGGICVVGHPEGGVKKVDPCLVIEFEKRREAVDRHHWENVRYIQLFTESPRDFRELSDKGKLTYDSCFFHGSSGSPVFDNLGRLVAVHTGGYAYKLPKGTTKSFIEFAVSLWDILSSMLKQLVAGAVEQERERMETERGEHEMGEGRGESTSLRVLLQLAEASSGNGELGAVLTEVSQDEQFMKGLNDLGGLYGVVGQGEEGEGSGLIGNRGEVTVETFLKFLRMCAGEEGEQQLQEQGEREEEQDEEEEEWEAEEREVLIVEEEERGIANREMQNEGRIQGQSEAPQEGVALCEQEPMEVE; this comes from the coding sequence CACCAAAAAGTAAGAAAATGAAGCGGGAAGAGAGACTAAAACATGACAAACCCCACTGTTTCACTTACACCTTTGACTCTGGGAAGTCTTACAGTGTGACCTGCAGTTCAATAGGGACAGTGCTAGATGCGCTCAGGCAGAGCAAGAACTTCCGTGACAGAGTGAAACTCTTCCCTAAGAAGCGGGAAGATCTGGTCATTGTGGGGAAGGAGCACCTGATTGGCATTGTCAGCCCCCACTGTCCCTGCTCCTTCATACCAGACCATGAGAATTTTCATCTGAAGCTCATCAAGCGGCAAGATGGCAGCTCTAAGCCTCCCGATGCTGCTGCTCTTTGGGTGGACACCCCAACAAATAGGGTGCTGTTCTTTATATTGTGTCAAGGTAAAGAGCTCACCAGAGACCGTTTGGTGCTCAAAAACCCCCGCCTGGTAAAAGAGCATTACAGACTCTGTGTCTATGCCTTCAGAGGGGAGAAGCTGATGGACACCCTGAGTAGAGATGGACGATTCAAACCAGTTGTGTTCAAAAAAAAGAGTGAGCTCTGTGAGACGAAGACACAGCACTGCGTGGAGCTGTCCTCACTGGTGGATGACCTGAATGAAAAAGAGTACGTCCTGACTATGTCTGTGAAACCCAGAGAGCCAGACAGCCAGGAGCTGCTTTCTGATGATGGGGGTCACTCTGAGAACAGTCAGACCACAGCTGATGCTAACAAAGAGAAcaaggagaaagagaaagagatgaAGGAGAAGGGGAATGAGGAGGAAAAGAAGAAGGAGATGGAGCAGGAGAATGAGAAGaacaaggagaagaagaaaacaaagttCCAGTTGATCCCTGACTCTGGTAAGGTTCTCCAGCTCCTGCGCTCCCAGTTCAAGGGTCTGTTGGAGACcctgagagaaagggagaacaTCAGTAGCTTTTCAAAAGTCCAGGGGCTGTTCCGTGAGGAGTTTGGCAAAAGTACGGCCCTGTTCTCCGAGGTGTGGAGGGTGAAGCTGCTGGGAGAGTTGAGCGACTCAGCCGGTCAGGTGCTGGTGGAAGGGAATCCGGTGGGGTCAGGGTTCCTGCTTTTTGATCATTGCGTCCTGACCAACGCCCACGTCCTTGAGGGGTTCCTGGAGGACTGCAAGAGGAGGCTGCGCAGGCAGGTGAGCGTCACGTTCCAGCACCTGGAGACTGGCTCCCTGGGGAAGAGGCGGGCGGCCAGGCCGGATCTGGTGGCCTTTGACCGGTCGGTGGACTACGCCTTGATGGAGCTGCAGCCTGGTGCTCCGCTCCCCGCTCCTCTCCTGGGGAGATTTGACCGGCCCCCAACCCGTGGAGGCATCTGCGTGGTGGGCCACCCTGAGGGGGGGGTGAAGAAGGTGGACCCGTGCCTGGTGATCGAGTTTGAGAAACGCAGGGAGGCCGTGGACAGGCACCACTGGGAGAACGTGCGCTACATCCAGCTCTTCACTGAGTCGCCGCGGGATTTCCGGGAGCTGAGTGACAAGGGGAAGCTGACCTATGACTCCTGCTTCTTCCACGGCTCCTCAGGGTCACCTGTCTTCGACAACCTGGGCCGGCTGGTGGCTGTGCACACGGGGGGGTATGCTTATAAACTTCCCAAGGGCACCACCAAGAGTTTCATTGAGTTCGCTGTGTCTTTGTGGGATATTCTGAGCAGCATGCTGAAGCAGCTAGTAGCTGGAGCTGtggagcaggagagagagaggatggagacggagagaggggAGCATGAGATGGGTGAGGGTAGAGGGGAGAGCACCTCTCTCAGGGTGCTGCTGCAATTGGCTGAGGCGTCAAGTGGAAACGGGGAGCTGGGGGCTGTGCTGACAGAAGTGAGCCAGGATGAGCAGTTCATGAAGGGGCTGAATGATCTGGGGGGGCTCTATGGAGTGGTGGGacagggagaggagggggagggcagTGGGCTCATTGGGAATAGGGGGGAGGTGACCGTGGAGACCTTCCTGAAGTTTCTCAGGATGTGTGCTGGAGAGGAGGGGGAGCAGCAGCTGCAAGagcagggggagagggaggaagagcaagatgaggaagaggaagagtgggaggctgaggagagggaggttcTGATtgtggaagaggaggagagagggattgcaAACAGAGAGATGCAGAATGAGGGAAGGATTCAAGGGCAGAGTGAGGCCCCACAGGAGGGGGTGGCACTGTGTGAGCAGGAACCCATGGAGGTGGAGTAG